The proteins below come from a single Mesorhizobium loti genomic window:
- the repA gene encoding plasmid partitioning protein RepA, translated as MNLMPDHDLEFDFDEEILEQGELISDKLNMLRLEQYPPNAMKGLRQFSSVEVADFLGVTQNHIKKLHLEGKGPAPEVSNSGRRSYTALQMLELRQYLDKHGRSDFKRYVPHRRQGDTLQVISVVNFKGGSGKTTTAAHLAQYLALTGHRVLAIDLDPQASLSALHGIQPELDKNPSLYEALRYDEHKKSIKEIIRPTNFPGLDIVPANLELQEYEYDTPLAASSKNSPEGRLFFTRISAALKEVDDRYDVIVIDCPPQLGYLTLTSLTASTSVIITVHPQMLDVMSMSQFLLMLGGILQSIKGAGAAVKLKWFRYLVTRYEPTDGPQAQMVGFLQALFNKRMLKNQMVKTTAISDAGITKQTLYEVEKSQFTRTTYERAIESLNAVNSEITSLIHKAWGRK; from the coding sequence ATGAATTTGATGCCCGATCACGACTTGGAGTTCGATTTCGACGAGGAGATTCTCGAACAGGGAGAGCTTATCTCGGACAAATTGAACATGCTGCGGCTTGAGCAGTATCCACCAAATGCGATGAAGGGGCTACGGCAATTTTCCTCGGTCGAAGTCGCGGATTTTCTGGGCGTCACCCAGAATCATATTAAAAAGCTGCATCTCGAAGGCAAGGGCCCCGCACCTGAGGTTTCCAATTCGGGTCGTCGTTCATACACTGCTCTGCAGATGCTCGAGTTGCGTCAATACCTCGACAAGCACGGTCGTTCGGACTTCAAGCGCTATGTTCCTCACCGCCGTCAAGGTGACACATTGCAAGTCATCTCCGTCGTCAATTTCAAGGGTGGCTCCGGCAAGACAACAACAGCTGCCCATCTAGCTCAATACCTCGCTCTGACAGGGCATCGCGTTCTCGCAATTGACCTTGATCCGCAGGCTTCCCTGTCAGCTCTGCATGGCATTCAGCCTGAACTCGACAAGAATCCCTCGCTTTATGAGGCACTTCGATACGACGAGCACAAAAAATCAATCAAGGAGATTATTCGGCCGACCAATTTCCCGGGTTTGGACATCGTGCCTGCCAATCTTGAACTGCAGGAATACGAGTACGACACTCCACTAGCCGCTTCTAGCAAGAATTCACCAGAAGGGCGCTTGTTCTTCACGCGCATTTCTGCGGCGCTCAAGGAAGTTGACGATCGCTATGACGTGATTGTCATAGATTGCCCACCGCAACTCGGTTACCTAACGCTCACATCTCTGACAGCTTCGACGTCAGTGATTATTACCGTGCACCCGCAGATGCTCGATGTGATGTCGATGTCTCAGTTCTTGCTCATGCTCGGTGGCATCCTGCAGTCCATCAAGGGGGCTGGGGCAGCGGTGAAGCTGAAGTGGTTCCGTTATCTCGTGACTCGATATGAGCCGACCGATGGTCCCCAGGCCCAGATGGTTGGTTTCCTGCAAGCACTTTTCAACAAGCGCATGCTCAAGAACCAAATGGTGAAGACTACGGCCATCTCAGACGCGGGCATCACGAAACAGACACTTTACGAGGTCGAGAAAAGCCAATTCACGCGAACAACATATGAGCGGGCGATTGAAAGTCTGAACGCGGTCAATTCCGAGATTACATCACTTATTCATAAGGCATGGGGGCGGAAGTGA
- the repB gene encoding plasmid partitioning protein RepB: MARKDLLASVTASLTREQPVHSASQARSDYAKRGASRSMMQSLDELAENSVRMLDGETVVAIDPKDLDGSFIADRIGEDDAEYLQLRQAIRTSGQSTPILVRPHPHDIGRYMIVFGHRRAKVARDLGINVRAVVKRLADIEHVIAQGQENTARADLSFIEKSLFARKLIESGMTKDTVKSALTVDDTLLSRMLSVAETVPEAVLSVVGAAKGVGRDRWEELKKLVQIPANATKAIEYVRTEEFAAGQVKDEVFNLLLSHLKSSKTPKKPKVALAPKAWAPADRSLSVAIRGTPKKASIIVEAAYGLHFAEFIAGQLDGLYEAYRKQEKETKGD, encoded by the coding sequence ATGGCTAGAAAGGACCTTCTGGCAAGCGTAACCGCGTCACTTACTCGGGAACAGCCAGTGCATTCGGCATCGCAGGCTAGGTCTGACTACGCCAAGCGTGGCGCGTCGCGTTCGATGATGCAGTCACTGGACGAACTGGCCGAGAATTCAGTGCGGATGCTCGACGGAGAAACCGTGGTGGCGATTGACCCCAAGGATCTCGATGGTTCGTTCATTGCTGATCGTATAGGGGAGGATGACGCAGAATACCTACAGCTCAGACAAGCCATTCGTACATCTGGCCAGTCGACACCGATCCTTGTGCGACCGCACCCCCATGATATAGGCCGCTACATGATTGTATTTGGCCATCGACGGGCAAAGGTCGCCCGCGATCTCGGCATTAATGTCCGAGCGGTCGTGAAGCGCTTGGCTGACATTGAGCATGTCATCGCACAGGGCCAAGAAAATACTGCTCGAGCCGACCTGTCGTTTATCGAGAAGTCGTTGTTCGCACGGAAGTTGATTGAGAGCGGTATGACGAAGGATACTGTCAAATCAGCCCTTACGGTCGATGACACGCTGCTGTCTCGTATGCTGTCGGTCGCTGAGACGGTTCCCGAAGCGGTGCTGAGTGTCGTTGGGGCCGCAAAGGGTGTTGGCAGGGATCGTTGGGAAGAACTCAAAAAACTAGTTCAGATTCCAGCCAATGCTACCAAAGCGATCGAGTACGTTCGAACCGAGGAGTTTGCAGCAGGTCAGGTGAAGGACGAAGTCTTCAACCTGCTCCTCAGTCATCTGAAATCATCCAAGACACCCAAGAAGCCAAAGGTTGCCCTCGCACCCAAAGCCTGGGCTCCTGCCGACAGATCACTGAGCGTTGCGATTAGAGGGACGCCAAAGAAAGCTTCGATAATAGTCGAGGCAGCTTACGGTCTCCATTTTGCTGAGTTCATAGCAGGCCAACTGGACGGTCTTTATGAGGCCTACAGGAAGCAGGAAAAGGAAACCAAGGGAGACTAA
- a CDS encoding replication initiation protein RepC — METGIATTPFGRRPMSLAMLAARNDSREIPKGRVVDKWQIYRNLCEGKSIVGIGDRALAVLNALLSFYPDSELSEENGLIVFPSNAQLSLRAHGMPEPTVRRHLAALVDCGLIIRRDSPNGKRYARKGRGGEIEEAFGFSLAPLLARACEFEAAAERVRADNRALRLMRERITLHRRDIHKLIEAALEEHVPGGWGGLWKRFRSVVEAIPRRACIAELEPIVADLAVLHDDVDKLLETHMKSTNPSGNDSQSERQQSDSNTDSTFEFEPALEKSGATAEPRTRTAEAPKTYPLGMVLKACPEIADYAVDGISNWRDLMITAAQVRGYLGVSPSAYEEACHAMGQETAAMVIACILQRAQHINSAGGYLRALTDKARVGTFSVGPMLMAALKANGATARMTG, encoded by the coding sequence ATGGAGACTGGTATTGCAACGACGCCCTTTGGGCGGCGGCCGATGTCGCTTGCCATGCTGGCAGCGCGAAACGATTCACGTGAAATCCCTAAGGGCAGGGTTGTCGACAAGTGGCAGATCTACCGCAACCTCTGCGAAGGCAAGAGCATCGTCGGTATCGGCGATCGCGCTCTGGCCGTCCTGAATGCGCTGCTATCATTCTATCCTGACAGCGAGCTGAGTGAGGAAAACGGCCTCATCGTCTTTCCCTCGAACGCCCAACTGTCGCTCAGGGCGCACGGAATGCCCGAGCCCACAGTCAGGCGACACCTGGCGGCTCTTGTTGACTGCGGGCTAATCATCCGTCGGGACAGCCCGAACGGCAAGCGCTACGCCCGCAAGGGCCGGGGAGGGGAGATAGAGGAAGCATTCGGCTTCTCCTTGGCACCTCTGCTAGCCCGTGCTTGCGAGTTTGAGGCGGCGGCGGAGCGTGTTCGTGCCGACAACCGGGCGCTCAGGCTCATGCGCGAGCGGATCACCTTGCACCGCCGTGACATCCACAAGCTCATCGAGGCCGCCCTTGAAGAGCACGTTCCGGGCGGCTGGGGAGGCTTGTGGAAGCGCTTCCGCAGCGTTGTGGAGGCAATTCCGCGCCGAGCCTGCATTGCGGAGCTGGAACCGATCGTAGCCGATCTTGCCGTATTGCATGACGATGTGGATAAGCTGCTGGAAACTCATATGAAATCCACGAATCCGAGCGGCAATGACTCTCAAAGCGAGCGGCAGCAATCTGATTCAAATACCGACTCTACTTTTGAATTTGAACCTGCTTTAGAGAAAAGCGGGGCGACGGCCGAGCCCAGAACGAGGACCGCAGAGGCGCCGAAAACATACCCGCTGGGGATGGTGCTGAAGGCCTGCCCCGAAATTGCGGATTATGCCGTCGACGGGATCAGCAATTGGCGCGATCTCATGATAACCGCCGCCCAGGTGCGGGGATATCTGGGTGTTTCGCCGTCAGCGTATGAGGAAGCCTGCCATGCGATGGGTCAGGAGACCGCGGCGATGGTGATCGCCTGTATCCTGCAACGTGCTCAGCACATCAATTCCGCCGGCGGCTATCTTCGGGCGCTGACTGATAAGGCCAGGGTAGGGACTTTTTCGGTCGGGCCGATGCTGATGGCGGCGCTCAAGGCCAACGGCGCCACAGCAAGGATGACGGGATGA
- a CDS encoding SMC-Scp complex subunit ScpB produces the protein MEQARGKRAKEQSDGHLFDRELDHLPPEVRWREWMNRVEATIFAASEPVSREVLTRIVGKTCSIDLLIDDIREELRGRPYDLVAVASGWKHLTRPAYADAIRTAVGSGERAVDLTQSEVLVLMCIAFFQPITRAELSSFFGKEISRDLIGNLRSFGLIASGPRSPTPGAPYTYVTTKQFLLEFGLETLRDLPDFEALEDAGLLSKEKLLAGDIMPGFFRPRRE, from the coding sequence ATGGAGCAGGCGAGGGGGAAAAGGGCGAAGGAGCAATCAGATGGTCACCTGTTCGACCGCGAACTGGATCACCTGCCGCCAGAAGTACGTTGGCGCGAATGGATGAACCGCGTCGAAGCAACCATCTTCGCCGCCAGCGAACCGGTCAGCCGCGAGGTGCTTACCCGCATCGTCGGCAAGACCTGCAGCATCGACCTCTTGATCGACGACATCCGCGAGGAGCTGCGGGGCCGGCCTTACGATCTGGTCGCGGTCGCCAGCGGCTGGAAGCACCTGACGCGGCCGGCCTATGCCGACGCCATCCGTACCGCCGTCGGCTCTGGCGAACGCGCCGTCGACCTCACGCAATCCGAAGTGCTGGTCTTGATGTGCATCGCCTTCTTTCAGCCGATCACGCGCGCCGAACTCTCGTCATTCTTCGGCAAGGAGATCAGCCGCGACCTGATCGGCAATTTGCGCTCCTTCGGCCTGATCGCCTCAGGCCCGCGAAGCCCGACGCCCGGCGCCCCCTATACCTATGTGACGACGAAACAGTTCCTGCTGGAATTCGGGCTTGAAACCTTGCGCGATCTTCCCGACTTCGAGGCTCTCGAGGATGCGGGGCTGCTGTCGAAGGAAAAGCTTCTGGCGGGCGACATCATGCCGGGGTTTTTCCGCCCCCGGCGAGAATGA
- a CDS encoding ASCH domain-containing protein, whose protein sequence is MNNLDLFRHDFVLSIKPEYATKIVSGQKKVELRRRFPYGTVTGAVMYIYASAPIQAVIGYATISTVEELPVESIWANYNDVAFIERDDFDAYYAERTSGFVIKLQDPVAVTEPVPLSILKERLGFTPPQSFAYADDAFRQLIRGSER, encoded by the coding sequence ATGAACAATCTTGACCTGTTCCGCCACGACTTCGTTCTGAGCATCAAGCCAGAGTACGCTACCAAGATTGTAAGCGGTCAGAAGAAAGTCGAACTGAGGCGTCGATTTCCGTATGGGACGGTCACCGGCGCAGTCATGTACATTTATGCGTCGGCTCCCATCCAAGCGGTGATCGGCTACGCCACGATCTCTACCGTGGAAGAACTCCCGGTCGAGAGCATATGGGCGAACTATAATGACGTAGCGTTCATCGAGCGCGATGACTTCGATGCATACTATGCTGAGAGGACGTCCGGCTTCGTAATCAAGCTCCAGGATCCGGTCGCCGTCACGGAACCCGTCCCCCTATCCATACTCAAGGAACGTCTCGGCTTTACGCCACCACAGTCATTCGCCTATGCCGACGACGCTTTCCGTCAGCTGATCCGAGGTTCCGAGAGATGA
- a CDS encoding IS1634 family transposase, which produces MFVVERVARGHRYLYLVESVRDGKTVRQRTIKALGRKDALVASGELDRLAASIARHGERSLILSDIDAGRIASRRIGGPLLFGRLWQRLGIGEVLEEVLEGRQFGFAVERAVFVGTLHRLFVSGSDRDCANWMADYGIEGAEGLALHHFYRAMAWLGEELGEKAQGALVARCVKDAIEEKLFARRQDLFTDLSLVFMDTTSLSFYGAGGETLGKRGHSKDFRPDLAQMILALVVDAEGRPICTEMVPGNTADVTVLLPVVDRLRTRFGVTRACVVADRGMISADTIAALEKLGMEYILGARERSSSVIHNVVLNDTAPMVPLVLERQRGETQLWVKEVKVGKDRYIVSRNDAEAEKDKADRQAIIAGLEAQLKKGDKALVGNSAYRRYLKASGKNFKIDVGKLAEEARYDGITVVRTNAKVTPLQAVLRYRDLLEVESLFRAAKATFNTRPIFHQSDAAIRGHVFCSFLALVLSKELRRLCRAKGLTPEWQPLLRDLDRLQEATIEKDGRIVTTRTHVTGQVGNVFKAAGIALPHNLDEQLA; this is translated from the coding sequence ATGTTTGTCGTTGAGAGAGTCGCGCGCGGCCACCGCTATCTTTACCTCGTGGAAAGTGTCCGCGACGGCAAAACCGTTCGCCAGCGCACGATAAAGGCGCTGGGCCGCAAGGATGCGCTGGTTGCCAGCGGCGAACTTGACAGATTGGCGGCCTCGATTGCGCGCCATGGCGAACGCAGCCTCATCCTGTCCGACATTGACGCGGGGCGAATTGCCTCTCGCCGCATCGGCGGTCCGCTGTTGTTCGGGCGGCTGTGGCAGCGGCTCGGGATCGGCGAGGTGCTGGAAGAGGTGCTGGAAGGGCGCCAGTTCGGCTTTGCGGTGGAACGGGCGGTGTTCGTTGGCACGCTGCATCGGCTGTTCGTCTCGGGCTCGGACCGCGACTGCGCGAACTGGATGGCCGATTATGGTATCGAGGGCGCCGAGGGTCTGGCGCTCCATCACTTTTACCGGGCAATGGCGTGGCTGGGCGAGGAACTCGGCGAAAAGGCGCAAGGCGCGCTGGTGGCGCGCTGCGTGAAAGACGCGATCGAGGAAAAGCTCTTCGCGCGCCGGCAGGACCTGTTCACCGACCTCAGCCTTGTGTTCATGGACACCACCTCGTTGTCCTTCTACGGCGCGGGCGGCGAGACGCTGGGCAAGCGCGGGCATTCCAAGGACTTCCGCCCCGATCTGGCGCAAATGATCCTGGCGCTGGTCGTTGATGCCGAGGGCCGGCCGATCTGCACCGAGATGGTGCCCGGCAACACCGCTGACGTGACCGTCCTGTTGCCGGTGGTCGATCGGCTGCGAACGCGCTTCGGCGTCACACGCGCCTGCGTTGTCGCCGATCGCGGCATGATCAGCGCCGATACCATCGCCGCGCTCGAAAAGCTGGGCATGGAATACATTCTGGGGGCCCGCGAACGCTCGAGCAGCGTGATCCACAACGTCGTGCTCAATGACACGGCACCGATGGTTCCGCTCGTTCTCGAGCGCCAGCGTGGTGAAACTCAGTTGTGGGTCAAAGAGGTCAAGGTCGGTAAAGACCGCTATATTGTCAGCCGCAATGACGCCGAGGCCGAGAAGGACAAGGCCGACCGCCAGGCGATCATCGCCGGCCTCGAGGCACAGCTCAAGAAGGGCGACAAGGCACTGGTCGGCAACTCGGCCTACCGGCGTTACCTCAAGGCCAGCGGCAAGAACTTCAAGATCGATGTCGGCAAGCTTGCCGAGGAAGCCCGGTACGACGGCATCACCGTGGTGCGGACCAACGCGAAGGTGACCCCGCTCCAGGCCGTGCTGCGGTATCGCGATTTGCTCGAGGTCGAGAGCCTGTTCCGCGCCGCCAAGGCAACCTTCAATACCCGGCCGATCTTCCACCAATCCGATGCCGCCATCCGCGGGCATGTGTTCTGCTCGTTCCTGGCGCTCGTACTCAGCAAGGAACTGCGCCGCCTCTGCCGGGCCAAAGGCCTGACGCCCGAATGGCAGCCGCTCCTACGCGATCTCGACCGCCTCCAGGAAGCCACCATCGAAAAGGATGGTCGCATCGTCACCACCAGAACCCACGTTACGGGCCAAGTGGGCAACGTCTTCAAGGCAGCTGGCATCGCTCTGCCACACAACCTCGACGAACAACTCGCCTGA
- a CDS encoding GNAT family N-acetyltransferase, which translates to MGYNIDFKDEIFDDLAADYVGFREVWVPKCKEEHRDCWVIKDGGKLAGIVIRKDETHAEAGTQYAAAKILKICTFKVAQGHRGQKLGEQLLKQVLWHCQRNDYDLTYVTAFPKQEGLIRLLEEYGFEKTKTLAKGELVFEKPMGSGPLAAGTDKLKTVKKNYPRFSDDAAVSKFVVPIQPGYHRKLFPEATAPTTGSTGVPGGKPGNTIKKVYICHAPTNAMQPGDLLFFYMTKSPSYGSQSMTSVGVVESVRWTLDVNEVRKWTAKRSVFSDAELAHWVAGSRPLKVIDFLLIGHVEPTVPLTDLLGYGVLPSWPQSINKIPESAYTKLKPLLKLGFKF; encoded by the coding sequence GTGGGGTATAACATCGACTTCAAGGATGAGATTTTCGACGATCTGGCCGCCGATTACGTCGGGTTCCGTGAGGTCTGGGTGCCGAAGTGTAAGGAAGAGCACCGCGACTGCTGGGTGATCAAGGACGGCGGCAAGCTAGCCGGGATCGTCATTCGAAAAGACGAGACCCACGCCGAAGCCGGCACGCAGTACGCTGCTGCCAAGATTCTGAAAATCTGCACCTTCAAGGTGGCGCAGGGCCATCGGGGCCAGAAGTTAGGCGAGCAGTTGCTGAAGCAGGTCCTATGGCATTGTCAACGGAACGACTACGACCTGACCTACGTCACCGCATTTCCGAAGCAGGAAGGTCTGATCCGCCTCCTTGAAGAATACGGGTTCGAGAAGACAAAAACCCTCGCGAAAGGCGAGCTAGTTTTCGAAAAGCCAATGGGAAGTGGGCCGCTGGCGGCCGGAACCGATAAGCTCAAGACCGTGAAGAAGAACTACCCGCGGTTTTCGGACGACGCTGCTGTGAGCAAGTTCGTCGTACCTATCCAGCCGGGATATCATCGGAAGTTGTTCCCGGAGGCGACCGCTCCGACGACCGGAAGCACCGGGGTGCCAGGTGGTAAACCGGGTAACACCATCAAGAAGGTCTACATCTGCCACGCCCCCACGAACGCCATGCAGCCCGGAGATCTGCTCTTCTTCTACATGACCAAGTCCCCGTCGTACGGCTCCCAGTCGATGACGAGCGTGGGTGTCGTGGAATCCGTCCGTTGGACCCTCGATGTGAACGAGGTACGAAAGTGGACTGCGAAACGGTCCGTGTTCTCGGACGCGGAACTCGCGCACTGGGTGGCGGGATCGCGTCCGCTTAAGGTCATTGACTTCCTGCTGATCGGGCACGTAGAGCCAACCGTGCCGTTGACCGATTTGCTCGGCTACGGCGTCCTGCCTTCGTGGCCGCAGTCGATAAACAAGATTCCCGAATCGGCCTACACGAAGCTGAAGCCGCTCCTAAAGCTAGGCTTCAAGTTTTAG
- a CDS encoding ASCH domain-containing protein has translation MQFVFPTPRRLYDAALERLKTRLADEFPERTSVPRRRFVMAERLADKVLSEQKSTTIRYDRDRVEYPAGPVLPLYAAEERGPQDEYRCLACLRVLSVRYSTFNGLTEADARSDGFSSLDELLGALQRFYGRIMPEDTVCIYEFALEPTATKRNTRGRNVVLESPSV, from the coding sequence ATGCAATTCGTTTTTCCTACTCCCCGACGGTTGTACGACGCCGCTCTCGAGCGCCTGAAGACAAGGCTCGCAGACGAGTTTCCCGAACGAACTTCCGTTCCGCGTCGGCGCTTCGTCATGGCCGAACGCCTCGCGGACAAGGTGTTGTCTGAGCAGAAATCGACGACGATCCGATACGACCGCGATAGGGTCGAGTACCCCGCTGGGCCTGTCCTGCCACTTTACGCGGCTGAAGAGCGCGGGCCGCAAGATGAGTATCGTTGCCTTGCCTGTCTCCGTGTCCTGAGCGTGCGCTACTCCACATTCAATGGCCTTACTGAAGCGGATGCGCGTTCCGACGGGTTTTCTTCCCTAGACGAATTGCTCGGTGCACTGCAGCGCTTCTACGGCCGCATAATGCCGGAAGACACGGTCTGCATTTACGAGTTCGCCCTCGAGCCAACGGCGACGAAGCGAAACACTCGCGGCCGGAACGTCGTGCTGGAATCCCCCTCGGTCTAA
- a CDS encoding AAA family ATPase: MARAALVVGVSGVGKSYVIGRCAANAGFIHIQASDVLRQAKADLLARTVDREELRKGQVLDNQTLLIEAFGKLRAQESRPIVFDAHNIIDTDNGYVEIPLEVFRAIDLYVVIALSGDPESILARRTRDTGRVRPDRTSGQIAEYQSLVIALAEKHARELGVPFRLVGSGDEEAFAQAILA; encoded by the coding sequence ATGGCGAGAGCCGCACTGGTAGTCGGCGTGTCAGGTGTCGGAAAATCGTACGTGATTGGACGATGTGCCGCAAATGCCGGCTTCATCCACATTCAGGCAAGCGATGTCCTACGGCAAGCGAAAGCCGACCTGCTGGCTCGAACCGTAGACCGCGAGGAACTCAGAAAAGGTCAAGTTCTCGACAATCAGACGCTGCTAATCGAAGCTTTCGGGAAGCTGCGGGCCCAGGAGAGCCGCCCAATCGTTTTCGACGCGCATAACATCATCGACACCGACAACGGCTATGTCGAAATCCCTCTGGAAGTGTTCCGTGCGATCGATCTGTACGTTGTGATAGCTCTTTCCGGCGATCCTGAAAGCATCCTCGCTCGCAGGACTCGAGACACGGGTAGGGTGCGCCCAGACAGGACTTCTGGCCAGATTGCCGAGTACCAATCCCTGGTCATAGCGCTCGCCGAGAAACATGCCCGGGAACTCGGCGTGCCGTTCCGTTTAGTGGGCTCGGGTGACGAGGAAGCTTTCGCTCAGGCGATCCTGGCTTAG
- a CDS encoding DUF4365 domain-containing protein translates to MAKKIGRTDIIGERGIAYIRQVVLSMGFMFYETGGVEAGIDGFIELRDETTGAVSNLLLQVQGKATERTRLQAETDTTFEFPVTEADIQYWMHGTAPVLLLVVKLDEGKAYWKSIKEWFSDIEHLKSRKVVFDKRSDFFSVDAKAAIVAVATSAKPGSTGPSVRLHESLLVNLLEIGFAPKIYWAPTHHHTDKSFGAALRELDSKASSEWIVRSNAVLSFNDLDKWPWNKICDVSAMEVFDTSEWSGSDDVDRVRDFVALLNRAIGDFVRPDLRRDRDSGILYFVKPRNRGKLNYAYRSLRNLTARRVVKGYGRQRDHPGKPAYFRHSGFRPHFVRYDQKWYVEVSPTYHFSRDGWEPDFKAGEHLKKIKELENNAAVMGQFVMWQAFLTTHRTGDLLGEAYPHLRFAPLESFELDVGVPDQLWTAQESNPTSPLFDFDKMQEGTE, encoded by the coding sequence ATGGCGAAGAAGATTGGGCGTACCGATATCATCGGCGAACGCGGCATCGCGTATATTCGCCAAGTCGTGTTGAGCATGGGCTTCATGTTCTACGAGACTGGCGGCGTCGAAGCCGGAATCGATGGATTTATCGAACTACGTGATGAAACGACGGGAGCCGTCTCAAACCTGTTGCTACAGGTTCAGGGAAAGGCAACCGAGCGCACGCGACTGCAGGCCGAAACCGACACCACGTTTGAGTTCCCCGTGACAGAAGCAGACATCCAGTACTGGATGCATGGCACGGCTCCTGTTCTGCTGCTCGTCGTGAAGCTCGATGAAGGGAAGGCCTATTGGAAGTCGATCAAAGAATGGTTCAGTGACATCGAGCACTTGAAGTCGCGGAAGGTCGTGTTCGACAAGCGATCCGATTTCTTCTCTGTCGATGCAAAGGCCGCGATCGTGGCGGTAGCCACTTCGGCAAAGCCCGGGTCCACGGGACCTAGCGTGCGTCTCCACGAATCCCTGCTCGTGAATCTGTTGGAGATCGGTTTCGCGCCTAAGATCTACTGGGCCCCAACCCACCACCACACGGACAAATCTTTCGGAGCCGCCCTAAGGGAGCTGGACTCGAAAGCGTCTTCCGAGTGGATAGTCAGGAGCAATGCGGTTCTGTCATTCAACGACTTGGACAAGTGGCCCTGGAACAAGATCTGCGATGTGTCGGCGATGGAAGTCTTCGACACCTCCGAGTGGTCGGGCAGCGACGACGTGGACCGGGTTCGTGATTTCGTGGCGCTGTTGAATAGGGCGATCGGGGATTTTGTGAGACCCGACCTCCGTCGCGATCGCGACAGCGGCATCCTGTATTTCGTGAAGCCGAGAAACCGAGGGAAGCTCAACTACGCCTACAGGAGCCTCCGGAACTTGACTGCGCGTCGCGTTGTCAAGGGCTATGGCCGCCAGCGCGACCATCCGGGGAAGCCTGCTTACTTCCGTCATTCGGGCTTCCGCCCGCATTTCGTCCGCTATGACCAGAAATGGTATGTCGAGGTCTCGCCGACCTATCATTTCAGCAGGGATGGCTGGGAACCGGATTTCAAAGCAGGCGAACATCTGAAGAAGATTAAAGAACTCGAAAACAACGCTGCTGTCATGGGTCAGTTTGTGATGTGGCAGGCGTTTCTGACCACGCACCGCACAGGAGACCTGCTCGGAGAAGCCTACCCACATCTCAGATTCGCGCCGTTGGAATCATTCGAACTCGACGTCGGTGTCCCGGACCAACTTTGGACGGCGCAAGAATCCAATCCCACCTCGCCGCTGTTCGACTTCGACAAGATGCAGGAGGGCACGGAATGA